A single window of Nicotiana sylvestris chromosome 3, ASM39365v2, whole genome shotgun sequence DNA harbors:
- the LOC104236147 gene encoding uncharacterized protein gives MADKFVTAHAGAKKVEARVNDIFAVRQTTGEGLRDFLDRFNRVRMSLPNVLEGMAVAAFQNWLNRNGSKATKKLLSRLMRYPPTKWEEIHNACCAKVRADEDDLNVLIQWLTSVQTETRRDRHNDGRRDQLSRFNRERHQPYIRTSNPPPPRYADATPRHTAPPQNERGMPPLLSAHNFCVSPSKIAYALEKLGLKVQWMQKMKSDPSNRRSNVLCEFHQERGHKTEDYIGLQKEVVRILNQGYLKELLSDRGRVNFARGRYQPQGPPKPPSPARTIQMVIGSGNDSIINHVKFTTTHKLKRTVAHKWYDDLEDSIIFDKSDTNGLYFPHYDALVITLRIADIDVKRIMVDDRSGMCIIHPRVLVQMRLEDKIVPRCITLMGFNNAVERTFGEIVLPILAGGVTLETTFHIMNEETTYNAIIGHP, from the coding sequence ATGGCAGATAAATTCGTCACCGCTCACGCAGGAGCGAAAAAGGTAGAGGCCAGGGTAAATGACATCTTCGCCGTCAGGCAGACGACAGGCGAGGGACTTCGGGATTTCCTAGACCGATTCAACAGGGTAAGAATGAGCCTACCAAATGTATTAGAAGGGATGGCGGTAGCTGCCTTCCAAAATTGGTTAAACAGAAACGGGTCAAAAGCAACCAAAAAGCTGCTAAGTAGACTCATGAGGTACCCTCCCACCAAGTGGGAAGAAATCCATAATGCCTGTTGTGCCAAAGTAAGGGCAGACGAGGATGACCTAAATGTCCTGATACAATGGCTAACATCGGTCCAAACTGAAACAAGAAGAGATCGCCACAACGATGGTCGAAGGGACCAACTATCCcgtttcaatcgagaaaggcatcaGCCCTACATTCGAACATCCAACCCACCTCCTCCACGATATGCAGATGCCACGCCTCGACACACCGCGCCACCTcaaaatgaaagaggtatgcctccactgttATCTGCGCATaacttttgtgtttctccttcGAAAATAGCGTATGCACTAGAAAAGCTCGGCTTAAAGGTGCAGTGGATGCAAAAGATGAAGTCAGATCCGAGCAACCGGAGATCAAACGTTCtatgtgaattccaccaggaAAGAGGACACAAGACCGAAGACTACATAGGTCTGCAAAAGGAAGTGGTAAGAATTCTAAATCAGGGATACCTGAAAGAACTACTGAGCGATCGAGGACGGGTTAACTTTGCTCGCGGACGCTATCAACCTCAAGGACCCCCAAAACCACCTTCACCAGCTCGTACCATACAAATGGTAATTGGCAGCGGCAATGATTCgataatcaaccatgtgaaattcaccaccacacacAAACTCAAGCGGACAGTCGCTCACAAATGGTACGACGAtctcgaagatagtatcatcttcgataagtcagataccaacGGTTTGtatttccctcactatgatgctttggttataactttacgtATTGCGGACAtcgatgtaaaaagaataatggtggatgacAGAAGCGGCATGTGTATTATTCATCCACGAGTCCTTGTACAGATGagactcgaggataagatagtaCCACGCTGCATAACACTAatgggttttaataatgcagtggaaCGGACCTTTGGAGAGATAGTGTTACCCATTCTGGCAGGAGGAGTCACCCTAGAAACGACGTTTCACATCATGAATGAGGAAACAACCTACAACGCTATTATAGGTCATCCATAG
- the LOC138888263 gene encoding uncharacterized protein produces MCRRLKKTESVSILAATTRQGRPGRIPPGVSSSLRSCGAYTQIREQEVIAFIWKNIICRFNIPKEISCDNEPQSIKKKTTEFFEKWNIKRILSTPYHPTGNDQAEFSNKMILNILKKKLEDAKGLWPELLPEVLWAYHTMPKTSTGEMPYSLAYETDAVIPVEVGEPSLRYSNESEPSNDESRLQDLDEVEERRDMAHVRMIAQKQQAKRYYNKKAKVRPLKVGDYVLKAKTQAAKDPNEGKLGTNWDGPYKITAAANKGALQLETMEGKLLQNNWNVTHLKYFHF; encoded by the exons ATGTGTCGACGCCTTAAGAAAACTGAAAGTGTATCTATCCTCGCCGCCACTACTCGTCAAGGCAGACCCGGGCGAATACCTCCTGGTGTATCTAGTAGTCtccgaagttgcg gtgcatacactcaAATACGTGAACAAGAAGTTATCGCattcatatggaaaaatataatatgccgcttcaacattcccaaagaaatcagctgtGACAACGAACCTCAGTCCATCAAAAAGAAAACGACGGAGTTTTTTGAAAAATGGAacatcaagcgaatactctccacaCCATACCATCCCACCGGCAACGACCAAGCCGAATTCTCCAATAAAATGatactgaatatattgaaaaagaagctcgaggaTGCCAAAGGTTTATGGCCTGAACTGCTGCCAGAAGTACTATGGGCATACCACACGATGCCAAAAACTAGCACAGGCGAGATGCCATATTCACTAGCCTACGAGACTGACGCAGTTATACCCGTCGAAGTAGGAGAACCTAGCTTGAGGTACTCCAACGAAAGCGAACCAAGCAACGATgaaagtaggctacaagatctTGATGAAGTCGAAGAACGAAGAGATATGGCCCACGTAAGAATGATAGCCCAAAAGCAACAAGCAAaaaggtactataacaagaaAGCCAAAGTACGACCGCTCAAGGTCGGAGACTACGTCCTCAAAGCTAAAACACAAGCAGCGAAAGACCCTAATGAGGGAAAACtgggaacaaactgggacgggccatacaaaatcacggcggcagcaaacaaaggagcattacagttagagacaatggaaggaaaactactccaaaacaattggaatgtcacccatctcaaatacttccacttttGA
- the LOC104236141 gene encoding F-box protein At1g20360-like — protein sequence MELNDDLVVEIISYLPLKLAVRCKILSKNFNSWISDPKFSQTLLQHQKMSTLLLYSSSDRSSQYFHKMFINPIVTTEYKTTLPVNVKVVASSKGLLLLDFGEVVGFCVFNPLTGAHQLIPYPKPRKDYRTRIGNACLAVDYPTCDQYKLVTIGLLGGKEGYKFQVFSSDGTDGMWHKFQLRIDLSNTFSNFLSCNPVYVNDSVHWLRNDGRVVSFNTKREEAMILDLPEFINHHDPIHGNIKPSFDTFLGIAQGLLTLICLFKKSTVIATYDYVTNNWRVTHTSANFIKGVSRFRHSFGFPIWIDDKQVLFLLDRRYVKEVRHLYEYDSEMNRFKIAAVLDKDDRVILYRLPSFSPTLASVHKTHSVKVDPYHLSAITATLDELKRFITD from the coding sequence ATGGAACTGAATGATGATTTAGTTGTGGAGATCATCTCCTATTTGCCTTTGAAGCTTGCAGTTCGATGTAAAATTCTAAGCAAGAATTTCAATAGTTGGATTTCTGATCCTAAATTTTCTCAAACTTTGCTCCAACATCAAAAGATGTCTACACTACTCCTCTATTCTTCATCAGATCGTTCATCCCAGTACTTCCACAAAATGTTCATAAACCCTATCGTAACCACTGAGTATAAGACGACGTTACCCGTTAACGTTAAAGTTGTGGCCTCAAGCAAGGGTCTGCTTCTTCTTGACTTTGGTGAAGTTGTGGGTTTCTGTGTTTTCAATCCTCTAACTGGGGCGCATCAATTGATACCATACCCAAAGCCTAGAAAAGATTATCGTACAAGAATTGGTAATGCATGCTTGGCGGTTGATTACCCTACTTGTGATCAATATAAACTGGTAACTATAGGGCTGCTGGGTGGAAAAGAAGGGTATAAGTTTCAAGTATTTTCATCCGATGGAACTGATGGTATGTGGCATAAATTCCAATTGAGAATTGACTTGAGCAATACTTTTAGTAATTTTCTCAGTTGTAACCCTGTTTATGTGAATGATTCCGTGCATTGGCTCAGAAATGATGGCCGTGTTGTCTCTTTTAATACAAAGAGAGAAGAGGCTATGATTCTTGACCTACCTGAGTTCATCAATCATCATGATCCCATCCACGGTAACATTAAGCCTAGTTTCGATACATTTTTAGGGATAGCGCAAGGTTTACTTACCCTTATATGCCTTTTTAAGAAATCCACAGTCATTGCTACCTATGATTATGTAACCAACAATTGGAGAGTTACTCACACTTCAGCCAACTTCATAAAGGGTGTGTCCCGGTTTCGCCATAGTTTTGGTTTTCCAATCTGGATTGACGACAAACAAGTGCTTTTCTTACTTGATCGTCGTTACGTGAAAGAGGTTCGACATTTGTACGAATATGATTCCGAGATGAACAGATTTAAAATTGCAGCAGTTTTGGACAAAGACGATAGGGTAATTCTTTATCGCCTGCCTTCCTTTAGCCCAACATTAGCCAGTGTTCACAAGACACACTCAGTCAAAGTGGACCCGTATCATCTATCAGCTATTACTGCAACCTTAGATGAGCTCAAAAGATTTATTACTGATTAA
- the LOC138888264 gene encoding uncharacterized protein — protein sequence MDMAYNMILGRPWIHEMDAVPSTLHQLQNAVEGTTTQTSTEQGRTDVDSRPDAIQEPEENENIKTTIEELEAVVLFTQWTERKVYVGANLSQDMKGIPPEVITHKLNENPSYPSVKQKKRKQGTFINQVIQDEVQKLLKFGFIREVKYPNWLANTVVVPKKNGKWRVCIDYTDLNKACPKDSFPLPHIDKLIDVVAGHELLSFLDAYSGYN from the exons atggatatggcttacaatatgattctcggaagaccatggatccacgagatgGATGCCGTTCCGTCGACCTTACACCAA ttACAGAATGCAGTTGAGggtaccacaacacaaacctcaactgaacaagggcgaacagatgtggactcaaggcctgatgccattcaagaaccagaggaaaacgaaaatatcaaaacaacaattgaagaactggaggctgTAGTGTTATTCACACAATGGACTGAAAGGAAAGTCTACGTAGGGGCCAATCTAAGCCAagacatgaaag gaataccaccggaagtaataactcacaaattaaatgaaaaCCCATCATATCCgtctgtcaaacaaaagaagagaaagcaaggaactttcataaatcaggtgattcaagatgaggtccaaaaattaCTAAAGTTTGGGtttatccgcgaggtaaagtatcctaactggttagccaatactgttgtggtaCCAAAAAAGAATGGTAAATGGCGTGTTTGTAtagattacacagaccttaacaaagcttgtcctaaagattcttttccattaccacatatagatAAACTAATTGATGTTGTTGCAGGGCATGAgttgttaagctttttagatgcgtattcaggatacaactag